A single region of the Hyphomonas adhaerens MHS-3 genome encodes:
- a CDS encoding crotonase/enoyl-CoA hydratase family protein → MAATALKTFEEIKLEKEDGIAILTLHRPEKMNAFTGKMMQEMIEAFDITDADDDVRVVIVTGHGDRAFCAGADLSSGAKTFDYDKRSGDGEAGRTASEDIQRDGGGRVTLRIFNSLKPVIGAINGAAVGIGVTMQLPMDIRLASDNARFGFVFNRRGINPEAASSWFLPRLVGIQQALDWCFTGRIFPAQEALDAGFVKAVYPQADLLDEAKKLAREIADNTAAVSTTLTRHMMWRMLGASHPMEAHIVDSAAIYSRGKTEDAREGVMSFLEKRQPTYPVKVSDGMPSFFPWWDEPEFKWIGGDGS, encoded by the coding sequence ATGGCCGCTACGGCGCTCAAGACATTCGAAGAAATCAAGCTGGAGAAGGAAGACGGCATCGCCATTCTGACCCTTCACCGGCCAGAGAAGATGAACGCGTTCACAGGCAAGATGATGCAGGAGATGATCGAAGCGTTCGACATCACCGACGCAGACGACGACGTGCGTGTTGTCATCGTGACGGGGCATGGCGACCGCGCCTTCTGCGCAGGGGCTGACCTCTCGTCCGGTGCCAAGACGTTCGACTATGACAAACGCTCGGGCGATGGTGAGGCTGGCCGCACTGCCAGCGAAGATATCCAGCGCGATGGCGGTGGGCGCGTGACACTGCGTATCTTCAACAGCCTGAAGCCGGTGATCGGCGCCATCAATGGCGCAGCCGTCGGGATCGGCGTGACCATGCAGCTGCCGATGGATATCCGCCTTGCATCCGACAATGCGCGCTTCGGCTTCGTGTTCAACCGCCGGGGCATCAACCCGGAGGCTGCGTCCTCCTGGTTCCTGCCGCGTCTCGTTGGTATTCAGCAGGCGCTGGACTGGTGCTTTACCGGCCGGATCTTCCCGGCGCAGGAGGCTCTCGATGCCGGCTTCGTGAAAGCCGTCTATCCGCAGGCTGACCTTCTGGATGAAGCGAAAAAGCTGGCCCGCGAGATTGCAGACAATACGGCCGCCGTCTCCACGACGCTGACCCGTCACATGATGTGGCGCATGCTGGGCGCCAGCCACCCGATGGAAGCCCACATCGTCGATTCCGCTGCAATCTACTCGCGCGGCAAAACCGAAGATGCCCGCGAAGGCGTGATGAGCTTCCTCGAGAAGCGTCAGCCGACTTATCCGGTGAAAGTATCCGACGGTATGCCGAGCTTCTTCCCTTGGTGGGATGAGCCGGAATTCAAATGGATTGGTGGTGACGGCTCGTGA
- a CDS encoding alpha/beta fold hydrolase yields MSEQTFEFVKTNGVTLRVATAGDGPLVVLVHGFPESWYSWRHQIKALSEAGYRVAAPDVRGYGESERPEAVEAYDLESLTGDIAGLAEALSPGEKAVVVGHDWGAPIAWNTARLHADKFRAVAGLSVPYMPMGDVMFLDMVHKVFTERGLFFYQVYFQDIGPPEAELEADPAETIRKFYYAISGDAPDGTWPTDKKHGDTLLHRLPEPPMPLPWLDADDVAYYDSQFRKSGFRGPLNRYRNHARDYAFLKSHPANPVIQQPSLFIGGTKDLVLKMFQGDIVAAMKPNLADLRGCHLLEGCGHWTQQERPEAVNRHLIDWLGGL; encoded by the coding sequence GTGAGTGAGCAGACCTTCGAGTTTGTAAAGACGAATGGCGTCACGCTGCGCGTGGCGACTGCCGGGGACGGGCCGCTTGTCGTGCTCGTCCACGGTTTTCCCGAAAGCTGGTATTCGTGGCGCCACCAGATCAAGGCGCTCAGCGAGGCCGGCTACCGGGTGGCCGCACCGGATGTGCGCGGTTATGGCGAATCCGAACGGCCGGAGGCGGTCGAGGCGTATGATCTCGAGAGCCTCACCGGCGATATCGCAGGGCTGGCGGAGGCCTTGTCACCGGGTGAGAAGGCGGTTGTCGTCGGACATGATTGGGGCGCGCCCATAGCCTGGAATACGGCCCGTCTGCATGCGGACAAGTTCCGTGCGGTGGCCGGGCTTTCCGTGCCTTACATGCCGATGGGCGACGTCATGTTCCTGGACATGGTACACAAGGTGTTCACCGAACGAGGCCTGTTCTTCTATCAGGTCTATTTCCAGGATATCGGCCCGCCGGAAGCGGAGCTGGAAGCCGATCCTGCGGAGACGATCCGGAAGTTCTACTATGCGATCTCCGGCGATGCGCCGGACGGCACCTGGCCGACGGACAAGAAGCATGGCGACACGCTGCTGCACCGCTTGCCGGAACCGCCCATGCCGCTGCCCTGGCTGGACGCGGATGATGTCGCCTATTACGACAGCCAGTTCCGCAAATCCGGTTTCCGCGGTCCGCTGAACCGCTACCGCAATCATGCGCGCGACTATGCGTTCCTGAAGAGTCATCCGGCCAATCCGGTGATCCAGCAGCCATCGCTGTTCATCGGAGGCACGAAGGATCTCGTGCTGAAAATGTTCCAGGGGGACATCGTCGCCGCGATGAAACCGAACCTGGCGGACCTGCGCGGATGCCATCTGCTGGAAGGCTGCGGCCACTGGACCCAGCAAGAGCGTCCGGAAGCTGTAAATCGGCATCTGATCGACTGGCTAGGCGGGCTGTAG
- a CDS encoding SDR family NAD(P)-dependent oxidoreductase, which yields MDLHLKGKNAVILGGTRGIGRAIAGTLASEGANIAICARNEKQVAETVEALQAKGVNATGASVDITDEDALKSWIRKAGVELGGINILVSNAGAMAQGNSPEAWTQNFQLDVLGAVNAFNAAEPFLDKAAKASGDAAFVIIASVSAAQADRADSYGPMKASLIHFAKGLARENAAKGLRVNVVSPGMVFFEGGIWHMVQTNQPDFFKQANSRNPTGRCATPQEIANAAVFLASPASSYTTGVNLVVDGAVSNRVNY from the coding sequence GTGGATCTGCATCTCAAAGGAAAGAACGCCGTCATCCTTGGCGGCACGCGCGGCATCGGGCGTGCCATTGCCGGCACGTTGGCCAGTGAAGGCGCCAATATCGCCATCTGCGCCCGCAATGAAAAGCAGGTCGCCGAAACGGTCGAGGCCCTGCAGGCCAAGGGCGTGAATGCGACCGGCGCTTCAGTGGATATTACAGATGAAGACGCCCTCAAATCCTGGATCCGGAAAGCGGGCGTGGAACTGGGCGGCATCAACATCCTGGTTTCCAATGCCGGGGCCATGGCGCAGGGCAATTCGCCTGAAGCCTGGACACAGAACTTCCAACTGGATGTGCTGGGCGCAGTCAACGCCTTCAACGCGGCCGAGCCCTTCCTGGACAAAGCCGCCAAGGCAAGTGGCGATGCAGCCTTTGTCATCATCGCCTCCGTCTCGGCGGCGCAAGCAGACCGGGCGGATTCTTACGGTCCGATGAAGGCGTCGCTGATTCACTTTGCCAAAGGGCTGGCCCGCGAAAACGCCGCCAAAGGCCTGCGTGTCAATGTCGTCTCGCCGGGCATGGTCTTCTTCGAAGGCGGGATCTGGCACATGGTGCAGACTAACCAGCCCGACTTCTTCAAGCAGGCCAATTCCCGCAATCCGACCGGACGCTGTGCAACGCCGCAGGAAATCGCCAACGCGGCCGTGTTCCTGGCCAGCCCGGCATCCTCCTACACGACGGGCGTCAACCTGGTCGTGGACGGCGCGGTGTCCAATCGCGTGAATTACTGA
- a CDS encoding CinA family protein, which translates to MQNLIPIAADIGARLTQRGETVAISESSAGGLISAALLAVPGASAFYRGGGVIYTPQAFRGLLGLTKEDLGDMRSSTEPYARLLSRTIRGKLRADWGLCETGASGPNGNPYGDAAGHTCVAVCGPDRFEVSRTLETGLDDREDNMRRFAIEALDLLHAALA; encoded by the coding sequence ATGCAAAACCTGATCCCCATTGCCGCCGATATCGGCGCACGCCTGACACAGCGCGGCGAAACCGTCGCGATCTCGGAATCATCTGCCGGAGGCCTGATCTCGGCCGCGCTGCTCGCCGTGCCGGGCGCATCGGCCTTCTACCGGGGAGGTGGGGTGATCTACACGCCGCAGGCATTCCGGGGGCTGTTGGGGCTGACCAAGGAAGACCTGGGCGACATGCGCTCTTCGACCGAGCCGTATGCCCGCCTGCTGTCCCGCACGATCCGGGGCAAGCTGCGCGCTGACTGGGGGCTGTGCGAGACCGGCGCATCCGGGCCGAACGGAAATCCTTACGGCGATGCGGCCGGACACACCTGCGTGGCGGTCTGCGGCCCGGACAGGTTTGAAGTTTCCCGCACGCTTGAAACGGGCCTCGACGATCGGGAAGACAATATGCGCCGTTTCGCGATCGAAGCGCTGGACCTGCTGCACGCGGCGCTGGCCTGA
- a CDS encoding replicative DNA helicase, with protein MPLDDTASPKDAIAPPHNLSAESAVLGAILFDNNSYQRVADILRASDFYAPAHQELYEVASIMIQQGRIADGVTLREHFEKAEKLSEIGGARYLEQLLDSAAFGAEVGDYAHMIRDLAMRRSLVGIGSDLQGRALTPAPEESGERQIELAERQLFDLAERGATGRGFTSFAEALTESLKTAEAAYKREGKIAGIPTGLRDLDEKLGGMHRSDLIILAGRPSMGKTSLATNIAYNAASAYRAEMQEDGSKKTVDGAIVGFFSLEMSNEQLATRIIAERTGITTHRIRQGDLDKGDFERLREATEELQNLPLYIDDTGGISISQLAARARRLQRSVGLDMIVIDYLQLITVSTSGPNSSRVQEITQITTSLKALAKDLNVPIIALSQLSRAVEQRDDKRPQLSDLRESGSIEQDADVVMFVYREEYYLARTEPGADPSDPASNEKWSKWRQRMDEVYGKAECIIGKQRHGPIGRVELAFDSNITRFGDLTKEQQGYGGDFE; from the coding sequence ATGCCTCTCGACGATACCGCCTCCCCCAAAGACGCCATCGCGCCGCCGCACAATCTGTCGGCCGAATCCGCCGTGCTGGGCGCCATTCTGTTCGACAACAATTCCTACCAGCGTGTCGCCGACATCCTGCGCGCGTCGGATTTCTACGCCCCGGCCCACCAGGAATTGTATGAAGTCGCTTCCATCATGATTCAGCAGGGGCGCATCGCCGATGGCGTGACCCTGCGCGAGCATTTCGAGAAGGCCGAGAAGCTGTCGGAGATTGGCGGCGCGCGTTACCTGGAACAGCTGCTCGATTCGGCGGCTTTCGGTGCCGAGGTGGGCGACTACGCCCATATGATCCGCGATCTCGCCATGCGCCGCTCGCTCGTCGGCATCGGCAGCGACCTTCAGGGCCGGGCGCTGACCCCTGCCCCGGAAGAAAGCGGCGAGCGCCAGATCGAGCTGGCTGAACGCCAGCTGTTCGACCTCGCCGAGCGCGGCGCCACCGGCCGCGGCTTTACAAGCTTCGCGGAAGCGCTGACGGAATCGTTGAAAACGGCCGAAGCGGCCTACAAGCGCGAAGGCAAGATTGCCGGGATCCCGACCGGCCTGCGCGACCTCGATGAAAAACTTGGCGGCATGCACCGGTCTGACCTCATCATCCTCGCCGGACGCCCGTCGATGGGCAAGACATCGCTCGCCACCAACATCGCCTACAATGCGGCCTCTGCCTATCGGGCCGAGATGCAGGAGGATGGCTCCAAGAAAACCGTAGACGGAGCGATCGTCGGATTCTTCTCGCTGGAAATGTCGAACGAACAGCTGGCAACGCGTATCATCGCGGAGCGGACCGGGATCACCACCCACCGCATTCGCCAGGGCGATCTCGACAAGGGCGACTTCGAACGCCTGCGCGAAGCGACGGAGGAGCTGCAGAACCTGCCGCTCTATATTGACGACACTGGCGGTATCTCGATCAGCCAGCTCGCGGCGCGCGCGCGCCGCCTGCAACGCTCCGTCGGTCTCGACATGATCGTGATCGACTACCTGCAACTGATCACGGTCAGCACCTCCGGCCCCAATTCCAGCCGTGTGCAGGAAATCACCCAGATCACGACCTCGCTGAAGGCGCTGGCGAAGGACCTGAACGTCCCGATCATCGCGCTGTCCCAGCTCTCCCGTGCCGTGGAACAGCGCGACGACAAACGCCCTCAGCTGTCCGACCTTCGGGAATCCGGCTCCATCGAGCAGGACGCGGACGTCGTCATGTTCGTGTACCGCGAGGAATATTATCTTGCCCGGACAGAGCCCGGCGCAGACCCGAGTGATCCGGCATCAAACGAAAAATGGTCCAAGTGGCGCCAGCGCATGGACGAGGTCTACGGCAAGGCCGAATGTATCATCGGCAAGCAGCGTCACGGTCCGATCGGCCGCGTCGAACTCGCCTTCGACTCCAACATCACGCGCTTCGGCGACCTGACCAAGGAACAGCAGGGCTACGGCGGCGACTTCGAGTAA
- the rplI gene encoding 50S ribosomal protein L9: MQVILLERVENLGAIGDEVKVKNGFARNFLLPQGKALMANERNRARFERERDAIEARNAEARAAAETESQKLDGAIFVLIRQAGDTGHLYGSVTARDIADAAEASGYSVPRSGVRLDKPIKEIGLYDVSVRLHAEVTVTVQANIARSNDEADRQAKGEDIVASLQAANQAQDDEQAGELAEAAAERAAEGPAEEE, from the coding sequence ATGCAAGTGATCCTCCTTGAGCGCGTTGAAAACCTCGGCGCCATTGGCGACGAAGTGAAAGTGAAGAACGGCTTCGCCCGTAACTTCCTTCTGCCGCAAGGCAAGGCCCTGATGGCCAACGAACGCAACCGCGCCCGTTTCGAGCGTGAACGCGACGCCATCGAAGCCCGCAACGCCGAAGCCCGTGCAGCTGCTGAGACCGAATCCCAGAAGCTCGACGGCGCAATCTTCGTCCTGATCCGTCAGGCTGGCGACACCGGCCATCTTTATGGCTCCGTCACCGCACGCGACATTGCCGATGCTGCTGAAGCATCCGGCTACAGCGTGCCGCGCTCCGGCGTGCGCCTCGACAAGCCGATCAAAGAGATCGGCCTCTACGACGTTTCAGTCCGCCTCCACGCGGAAGTTACCGTCACCGTCCAGGCAAACATCGCCCGTTCGAATGACGAAGCTGACCGTCAGGCCAAGGGTGAAGACATTGTTGCTTCGCTGCAGGCTGCCAATCAGGCGCAGGATGATGAGCAGGCCGGCGAACTCGCCGAAGCTGCTGCAGAACGTGCCGCTGAAGGCCCTGCTGAAGAAGAATAA
- the rpsR gene encoding 30S ribosomal protein S18, with product MAQKLNITNIPARRPFGRRRKVDPFSGDNAQTIDYKDVKLLQRYISEKGKIVPSRITAVNLKNQRKLAQAIKRARMLALLPFEVK from the coding sequence ATGGCTCAGAAACTGAACATCACCAATATCCCGGCCCGCCGTCCGTTCGGCCGCCGCCGCAAAGTCGATCCGTTTTCGGGCGATAACGCCCAGACGATCGACTACAAGGACGTGAAGCTGCTTCAGCGCTATATCTCTGAAAAAGGGAAAATCGTGCCGAGCCGCATCACGGCTGTAAACCTGAAGAACCAGCGCAAGCTTGCCCAGGCCATCAAACGTGCCCGCATGCTCGCCCTGCTGCCCTTCGAAGTGAAGTAA
- the rpsF gene encoding 30S ribosomal protein S6, with amino-acid sequence MAFYEHVVITRPDISPAQVDSFVEELSGFLKEKGATIGKTEYWGLRNLAYPIKKQRKGHYSLINIDAPAAAIHELERRQRLSEDVMRYMTIRVEELSDEPSPVLSRKDRRRD; translated from the coding sequence ATGGCTTTTTACGAGCATGTCGTGATCACACGACCTGACATCTCGCCGGCCCAGGTCGACTCTTTTGTCGAAGAACTGTCCGGCTTTCTCAAGGAAAAAGGCGCCACAATCGGCAAAACCGAATATTGGGGCCTTCGCAACCTTGCCTACCCGATCAAGAAGCAGCGCAAGGGTCACTACTCGCTGATCAACATCGACGCGCCTGCCGCTGCGATCCACGAACTGGAACGCCGCCAGCGCCTGTCGGAAGACGTCATGCGCTACATGACCATCCGCGTGGAAGAACTGAGCGACGAGCCGTCGCCGGTGCTCTCCCGCAAAGACCGCCGCCGCGACTAG
- the fabD gene encoding ACP S-malonyltransferase, protein MTKLAFIFPGQGSQEIGMGKALADAYPAARDVFQAVDDALGQNLSDLMWNGTIEDLTLTANTQPALMAHSVAAMKALEAEFGTSARDAAFVAGHSLGEYSALAAAGSLTIADTARLLRIRGNAMQSAVQPGEGAMAALLGADVVQAEAACAAGRDTGGVCELANDNAPGQLVLSGSKAAIDAACEWAKANGVKKAMPLNVSAPFHCSLMQPAADAMAEALAGTDIKSPVVPVVANVSATPVTDPEIIRQNLVAQVTGRVRWTESVQFMFAQGVDTTGEVGNGKVLTVMQRRIEKSLKGFTLGAPEDLKAFAEAMKG, encoded by the coding sequence ATGACCAAACTCGCCTTCATCTTTCCTGGCCAGGGCAGCCAGGAAATCGGTATGGGCAAGGCCCTTGCGGATGCCTATCCGGCCGCCCGCGACGTGTTCCAGGCGGTCGATGACGCGCTTGGCCAGAACCTGTCGGACCTGATGTGGAACGGCACGATCGAGGACCTGACGCTGACGGCCAATACCCAGCCGGCGCTCATGGCCCATTCGGTTGCCGCCATGAAGGCGCTGGAGGCCGAATTCGGCACCTCCGCCAGGGATGCTGCCTTTGTGGCCGGTCACTCGCTGGGGGAATATTCCGCTCTGGCCGCTGCAGGATCGCTGACAATCGCAGATACGGCGCGCCTCCTGCGCATCCGCGGCAATGCCATGCAGTCGGCCGTTCAGCCCGGAGAAGGCGCCATGGCAGCCCTGCTGGGCGCTGATGTAGTGCAGGCAGAGGCCGCTTGTGCGGCTGGCCGCGATACGGGCGGGGTTTGCGAACTTGCGAACGACAACGCGCCCGGTCAGCTGGTGCTCTCCGGATCGAAAGCCGCGATCGATGCAGCCTGTGAGTGGGCGAAGGCAAACGGCGTGAAGAAAGCGATGCCGCTGAACGTGTCCGCGCCTTTCCATTGCTCGCTGATGCAGCCCGCCGCCGATGCCATGGCTGAGGCGCTGGCCGGCACCGATATCAAATCGCCGGTCGTTCCGGTGGTTGCGAATGTCTCTGCGACGCCAGTGACCGATCCTGAAATCATCCGTCAGAACCTCGTCGCGCAGGTGACAGGCCGCGTCCGCTGGACCGAAAGTGTACAGTTCATGTTCGCGCAGGGCGTCGACACGACGGGCGAAGTTGGCAACGGTAAGGTCCTGACGGTGATGCAGCGCCGCATCGAGAAATCACTAAAAGGCTTCACCCTCGGCGCGCCCGAGGATCTGAAAGCCTTTGCAGAAGCCATGAAGGGATAA
- the fabG gene encoding 3-oxoacyl-[acyl-carrier-protein] reductase gives MFTLSGRTALVTGASGGIGSAIAKALSEAGAKVVLSGTREGVLNEVAATLPGESAVVTCNLSDTEAVDGLAAKAEDVVGPLDILVANAGITRDKLLMQMKDDDWNDVIDINLGSYYRLTKSVVRGMMKRRHGRIIGITSVVGVTGNPGQTNYCASKAGMIGFTKSLAQEVASRGITANAIAPGFIESPMTDVLPEAQKSSLLGRIPAGRLGQGADIAAAAVYLASDEAAYVTGQTLHVNGGMAMI, from the coding sequence ATGTTTACACTCTCCGGCCGTACGGCCCTTGTTACGGGCGCTTCCGGCGGTATCGGCAGCGCGATTGCGAAAGCGCTCTCGGAAGCTGGCGCGAAAGTCGTGCTGTCAGGCACGCGCGAAGGGGTCCTCAATGAGGTTGCTGCCACTTTGCCCGGGGAAAGTGCCGTGGTGACCTGCAACCTGTCCGACACCGAGGCCGTCGACGGCCTCGCTGCGAAAGCCGAGGACGTGGTCGGGCCGCTCGATATTCTGGTCGCAAATGCCGGCATCACCCGCGACAAACTGCTGATGCAGATGAAGGATGACGACTGGAACGACGTCATCGATATCAATCTCGGATCCTACTACCGCCTGACCAAGAGCGTCGTGCGGGGCATGATGAAGCGCCGTCATGGCCGCATTATCGGCATCACATCGGTGGTCGGTGTGACCGGCAATCCCGGGCAAACGAACTATTGCGCGTCCAAGGCGGGGATGATCGGATTTACCAAATCACTCGCGCAGGAAGTTGCCAGCCGCGGCATTACAGCCAACGCAATCGCCCCCGGATTCATCGAATCGCCCATGACGGATGTGCTGCCGGAAGCTCAGAAGAGTTCGCTTCTGGGGAGAATTCCTGCGGGCCGATTGGGGCAGGGCGCCGATATTGCTGCAGCTGCGGTGTATCTGGCTTCTGACGAGGCAGCCTATGTTACGGGGCAGACGCTGCACGTAAATGGCGGTATGGCCATGATCTGA
- a CDS encoding acyl carrier protein, with protein MSDVLERVKKIVVDNLDVEGDKVVESASFIDDLGADSLDLVELVMAFEEEFNIEIPDDVQESIRTVGDAVTHIKAHI; from the coding sequence ATGTCTGACGTTCTCGAACGTGTTAAGAAAATCGTTGTCGACAATCTCGACGTTGAAGGTGACAAGGTCGTCGAAAGCGCGAGCTTCATTGACGACCTCGGCGCAGACTCGCTGGACCTCGTCGAGCTGGTCATGGCTTTTGAGGAAGAATTCAATATCGAAATCCCGGACGATGTGCAGGAGTCTATCCGTACCGTCGGTGACGCCGTGACCCACATCAAGGCTCACATCTAA
- the fabF gene encoding beta-ketoacyl-ACP synthase II, with product MSDRRVVITGIGIVSPLAATREATWERLLAGKSGAGRIDAFDPEDMPCKIAFQVPWVTGRGGGEGDPEAFDSEKFVSKKEMRRIDEFILYAIAAAEEAVEDANWRPEDEEEKERTGVMIGSGIGGLESIYDTAITLHEHGPRKVSPFFIPSALINLASGQVSIKYGFKGPNHAVVTACATGAHAIGDSSRLIKYGDADVMIAGGSEAVIGRIGIAGFCAAKAMSTNFNDTPEKASRPYDKDRDGFVMGEGAAILVLEEYEHAKARGAKIYAEVSGYGLTGDAYHITAPAEGAEGGYRAMKMALKNSGIDPTEIDYVNAHGTSTPKGDEGEAGAVERAFGDHAKDISMSSTKSAVGHLLGAAGAIESAFCALAIRDQVMPPTLNLDNPSFETVIDLIPHNAKKGRVRATMSNSFGFGGTNASLVLREVK from the coding sequence ATGTCTGACCGCCGCGTCGTCATTACTGGCATTGGTATCGTGTCGCCGCTCGCGGCGACACGTGAGGCCACATGGGAACGGTTGCTTGCGGGCAAGTCCGGGGCTGGACGCATTGATGCGTTCGACCCTGAGGACATGCCCTGCAAGATCGCTTTCCAGGTGCCATGGGTGACTGGCCGTGGCGGTGGGGAAGGAGACCCCGAAGCGTTCGATTCGGAAAAATTCGTCTCCAAGAAGGAGATGCGCCGGATCGACGAGTTTATCCTCTACGCCATCGCGGCGGCCGAAGAGGCTGTCGAGGATGCCAATTGGCGTCCTGAGGACGAAGAGGAAAAAGAGCGCACCGGAGTCATGATCGGCTCAGGCATCGGTGGGCTCGAATCGATCTACGACACCGCGATCACCCTGCACGAGCATGGCCCGCGCAAGGTCAGCCCGTTCTTCATTCCGTCGGCCCTGATCAACCTCGCCTCCGGTCAGGTCTCGATCAAGTACGGCTTCAAAGGCCCGAATCACGCGGTTGTTACGGCTTGTGCAACCGGGGCGCACGCGATCGGCGACTCGTCCCGTCTCATCAAGTACGGCGATGCCGACGTGATGATTGCAGGCGGATCCGAAGCCGTGATTGGCCGGATCGGCATTGCCGGCTTCTGCGCCGCCAAGGCCATGTCCACCAATTTCAACGATACGCCCGAAAAGGCCTCGCGTCCGTATGACAAGGATCGCGACGGATTTGTCATGGGTGAAGGCGCTGCGATCCTGGTGCTCGAAGAGTATGAGCATGCAAAGGCCCGTGGCGCGAAGATTTACGCTGAGGTTTCGGGTTACGGCCTGACCGGCGATGCGTACCACATCACGGCCCCTGCTGAAGGGGCTGAGGGTGGCTATCGCGCCATGAAAATGGCCCTGAAGAATTCCGGTATCGACCCTACTGAAATCGACTACGTCAATGCGCACGGCACGTCGACGCCCAAGGGCGACGAAGGCGAAGCCGGCGCAGTGGAGCGGGCTTTCGGCGACCACGCGAAGGACATTTCCATGTCATCGACCAAGTCGGCCGTTGGACACCTTCTCGGCGCCGCTGGTGCGATCGAAAGCGCTTTCTGCGCCCTGGCTATCCGCGATCAGGTCATGCCGCCAACGCTGAACCTCGACAATCCGAGCTTCGAAACCGTGATCGACCTGATCCCGCACAATGCCAAGAAGGGCCGGGTGCGCGCCACCATGTCGAATAGTTTCGGATTTGGCGGAACGAACGCCAGCCTTGTGCTGCGTGAGGTGAAGTAA
- the mltG gene encoding endolytic transglycosylase MltG yields the protein MKFLKGLLSLIVLVLVIGGAAAGVGWVWMQDALNRDGPLTEDVVFHVEPGEGLSSVAVRLEQEGIIRDAKLIRLKAKLENTETDIKTGEFKIERGASMVEVLHTLIEGKGVLYKITLPEGRTTAQLLKVIEADPVLVGDMPEEDIPEGSLLPDTYLFDRGMTRADMVKLMQDKQTELLEDLWPERDPDIPLKTPYEAVILASVVEKETGRVDEQPEIAALFTTRLNRGMRLESDPTIIYGVSRGEPLYNARGQRRTLRRSEIDRKTDWNTYQIDGLPKTPICNPGRGAIEAVLNPPHTEYIFFVADGKGGHLFAKTLAEHNRNVAAYRAYERKEIAKERAPE from the coding sequence ATGAAATTCCTGAAGGGCCTGCTGTCGCTCATCGTCCTGGTCCTCGTCATTGGCGGGGCTGCAGCCGGTGTTGGCTGGGTCTGGATGCAGGATGCGTTGAACCGGGATGGGCCGCTGACGGAAGATGTCGTGTTCCATGTTGAGCCGGGCGAAGGCCTCTCCAGCGTTGCGGTGCGCCTGGAACAGGAAGGCATCATTCGCGATGCCAAATTGATCCGCCTCAAAGCAAAGCTTGAGAACACCGAAACCGATATCAAAACGGGCGAATTCAAGATCGAGCGCGGCGCCAGCATGGTGGAAGTGCTGCATACGCTGATCGAAGGCAAAGGCGTCCTCTACAAGATTACCTTGCCGGAAGGCCGCACAACCGCGCAGCTCCTGAAAGTGATTGAGGCGGACCCGGTCCTCGTCGGAGACATGCCGGAAGAGGACATTCCGGAAGGGTCGCTCCTTCCGGATACGTACCTGTTCGATCGCGGCATGACCCGCGCCGACATGGTCAAGCTGATGCAGGACAAGCAGACAGAATTGCTGGAAGACCTGTGGCCGGAACGGGATCCGGATATCCCGCTCAAAACGCCCTACGAGGCGGTCATCCTGGCCTCCGTGGTCGAGAAGGAAACCGGCCGTGTGGATGAGCAGCCTGAAATTGCCGCACTGTTCACCACCCGCCTGAACCGGGGCATGCGGCTGGAAAGCGACCCGACGATCATTTACGGCGTCTCCCGCGGCGAGCCGCTTTATAATGCCCGGGGCCAGCGGCGCACATTGCGCCGGTCCGAGATCGACAGAAAGACCGACTGGAATACCTACCAGATCGACGGTCTGCCGAAGACGCCGATCTGCAACCCGGGACGCGGCGCCATCGAGGCTGTGCTGAACCCACCGCATACAGAATATATTTTCTTCGTTGCCGACGGAAAAGGCGGTCATCTGTTCGCCAAGACGCTGGCGGAACACAATCGCAATGTGGCCGCCTATCGCGCCTATGAGCGAAAAGAAATCGCAAAGGAGCGGGCGCCGGAATGA